The sequence below is a genomic window from Zhongshania aliphaticivorans.
CGGAAGGTGGCGTTTGCCAGCTTTCAACGATGACATTGCTGCCGGCTAGCGAGCCGGGTGATGTTTGCATTGTGCACCTCTCTTCATTTTCTGATAAAGAAATTCATACTTTTGTGCGTTCTGATTCGTTCGCGCCAGCGGTAGTTGCGTTAGCAGATGATGTGCCATCGCTCGTTAATTTATTGACCGCCAGCGAGGGAGGTGCAAAAGCTTACTTCAATAGCTATATGGCACCACAACACTACGCGCAGGTTATACGGTTACTGGAGGCCGGCGGAAGTTGGTTTCCGCCAGCCTTACTCCGCGAGGTGTTTGCACTCGCGAAGGCGGGAGATGCTCAGTTGCGCGATTCAGCGGTTGAATTGGAAAAACTGACCGTTCGTGAGCGTGAGCTGGCTGAATTTGTCGCTGAGGGGCGTTCAAATAAAGAAATCGCGTTGGCGTGTAATATATCTGAGCGCACGGTGAAATCTCACCTCACCAGTATCTATGAAAAACTTGGTGTAAAAGACCGCAAAGGCTTAATGGCCTTGCTGAGTTATCGCCCGGCCTCTGCCTAAATTCTCCGCTATTCTTATTCTTTCTTCGGCTGTTTCGGCTTGTTTGTTCCTCATAAGCTGGCGGCATCGTACTTAGGTACCATGCGCCCGACCTGTAACCTTGCTAGGATTGAGAGATCTAAAGAGAGGTTTACACAATGGCTGCCAAGCAAATAGGGTTTATCGCTGAAATCGTCGGTTCTGCAACCGTTCGCAGTGCCGACGGAATAATTCGCGTTGTTAATGTTGGAGATAGCCTTCATGAAGGTGATTTGCTAACAACGGGACTTAATTCCACCGTTTCGGTGACATTCTATAATGGCAGTCAGCTTCATGTTGAGGCTAACGCCAAAATTCTTTTCGATGAAACCTCGGCCTATAACGGTGTGGGCTATGAGGATGTCGACGTAGATCAAATTGCCGCCTTACAGCAGGCAATTCTGGGCGGCCTTGATTTATCTGAGTTAGACCCGACGGCAGCGGGTATTAGGGACACAGGGTTTGGCGACGGACTTGCAGCTTCGTCTGAATTTTTTCGCGAAGGCCGTGAAGGGGCTGTTGATACCAGGTTGACGCCTATTACTGGCGGTGACGACACAGACGAGCTTGATTTTGATTCGCTGAGTGGGCCGCGTTATGGCTCACAGCCAGACCAAGCTAAAACAAGTATTAGCCTTGATGAAGTTGCGTTGGACGGCGTGGTTAACTCGGTTGAATTGGCTAGTGCGCTTGTTGTTAGTGGTTCTATTTCAGGTGACCTCGCGGCAGACAGCAGCATCACTATTACTATTGGTGACAAGGATTATGACGCGACCATCAATGCTGACGGCACTCGCTTTAGCGTCACTGTTCCCGCCGCGGATGTAAGTCTACTCACCGGTGGTACTGTAACTGCAACGCTTACAGGCACCGATAATGCCGGTAATAGTGTGGTACTGGATACCAGCCTACCATTCACGGTAGATACGAGCAGTTCAGCGTCTATCACCGTCAATAACATCACCGCCGATGACATCGTTAACGCTGCGGAAGCGGGAGGCACAGTCAATGTGACCGGGTCGGTTGGCGGTGACGCCGCCGTTGGCGACATCGTTAGCTTCACCATTAATGGCACTGATTACAGCGGCACCGTGCAAGCCGACAATACCTTTAGCGTAGCGGTGGCGGGAGCTGATTTGGCCGCCGACACCTCCTTCGACGTGACGGTTGCCGGTACAGATAACGCGGGCAATCCGTTTGCGGCAACGACCACGCCTACCTATACAGTTGATACAACAGCGGCAGCGACAATTGCCGTCGATAGCATTACCGCCGATGACGTTGTGAATGCGGTTGAGGCTGGCGGCACAATTAACGTAACTGGTTCGGTTGGCGGTGATGCAGCCATTGGGGACACGGTTAGCTTTACCATCAATGGCACCGACTACAGTGGCACCGTGCAAGCCGGTAATACCTTTAGTATTGCGGTGGCGGGAGCTGATTTGGCCGCCGATACCTCTTTCGATGCGACGGTTGCTGGTACAGATAACGCGGGTAATCCATTCACTGCAACGACCACGTCTACCTATACAGTTGATACAACAGCGACAGCGAGTGTGGCTGTCGACAGCATCACTGCCGATGACATCGTTAACGCTGCAGAAGCTGGCGGTACGGTCAATGTGACCGGGACGGTTGGCGGTGACGCCGCCGTTGGCGACACGGTTAGCTTTACCATCAATGGAACTGATTACAGCGGCACCGTGCAAGCCGGTAATACCTTTAGTATTGCGGTGGCGGGAGCTGATTTGGCCGCCGATACCTCCTTCGACGTGACGGTTGCCGGTACAGATAATGCGGGCAATCCGTTTGCGGCAACGACCACATCTACCTATACGGTTGATACAACAGCGGCAGCGAGTGTGGCTGTCGACAGCATCACTGCCGATGACATCGTTAACGCTGCGGAAGCGGGAGAAACTATCAGTGTGACCGGTTCGGTTGGCGGTGACGCCGCCGTTGGCGACACGGTTAGCTTTACCATTAATGGCACCGACTACAGCGGCACCGTGCAAGCGAACAATACCTTTAGTATTGCGGTAGCTGGGTCTGATCTCGCCGCTCAAACCTCCTTTGACGCGACGGTTGTAGGCACAGATAACGCGGGCAATCCGTTTACGGCAACCACGACGTCAACCCACACGGTTGATACCTCTGCCGCGGCAACAATCACCGTCAACGACATCACCCCTGATGACATCGTAAACGCGGCTGAAGCCGGAAGTACGATTGATGTAACTGGTTCGGTTGGCGGTGACGCCGCCGTTGGCGACATGGTTAGCTTCACCATTAACGGCACGCAATACAGCGGTACTGTCTTGGCGGGCAACACCTACAGCATCGCCGTTGACGGAGCAGACTTAGCAGCCGATACCAGCTTTGATGCTACGGTTGCGGGTACAGACGCAGCGGGTAATCCTTTCGCAGCGACAACTACATCGATTCACACAGTTGATACTGCAGCGGCAGCGTCGATTACTGTCGACAGCATCACTGCCGATGACGTGGTTAACGCCGCGGAAGCGGGAGGCATTATCAATGTGACCGGGTCGGTTGGCGGCGATGCAGCCATTGGCGACACGGTTAGCTTTACTATTAATGGCACGGAATATAGCGGCACGGTTCAGGTAGGAAACACCTTTAGCATTGCGGTGGCGGGATCGGATTTGGTCGCCGACACGTCTTTCGATGTGACGGTGACGGGCACCGATAGCGTCGGTAATCTATTTACCGCAAGCACCACATCGACTCACGCAGTTGATAGCTCTGCGGCAGCAACAATTGCCGTCGACAGCATCACTGCCGATGACATCGTTAACGCTGCGGAAGCGGGAGGCACTATCAATGTGACCGGTTCGGTTGGTGGCGATGCAGCAGTTGGTGATACGGTCAGCTTTAGCATTAATGGCACGGACTACAGCGGCACCGTGCAAGCCGGTAATACCTTTAGCATTGCGGTGGCGGGAGCTGATTTGGCCGCCGACACCTCCTTCGACGTGACGGTTGCCGGTACAGATAACGCGGGGAATCCGTTTACGGCGACAACAACGTCAGCTCACGCTGTTGATAACTCTGCGGCAGCAACAATTGCCGTCGACAGCATCACTGCCGATGACGTTGTGAATGCGGTTGAGGCTGGCGGCACAATTAACGTAACTGGTTCGGTTGGTGGCGATGCAGCCATTGGCGACATAGTTAGTTTTACCATTAACGGCACTAACTATAGCGGTACAGTTCAAGCCGGCAATACCTTTAGCGTTGCGGTTGCTGGCGCTGATTTAGCGGCAGGTACGTCTTTCGACGCCACAGTCGTGGGTGCGGATAATGCCGGTAATCCGTTTACGGCAACAACAACCTCTTCCCATCTTGTTGATACCACTGCAGCGGCGACCATCACCATTGATGATATTACGACTGATGACGTGGTTAACGCCGCGGAATCTGGCGCAACGATTAACGTTACGGGTAGCGTCGGCGGCGATGCGGCGGTTGGCGATACAGTTAGCTTTACCATCAATGGCACCGTTTACACTGGTACTGTTCAGGCGGGTAATACCTATAGCGTTGCGGTGGCAGGATCGGATTTGGCCGCCGACACGTCTTTCGACGTGACGGTGACGGGCACCGACAGCGCCGGCAATCCGTTTACCGCAAGCACCACATCGACTCACGCAGTTGATACCTCTGCGGCAGCAACAATTGCCGTCGATAGCATTACCGCCGATGACGTAGTGAATGCGGCTGAGGCTGGCGGAACAATTGACGTCACTGGTGTGGTTACTGGCGACGCAGCAGCTGGCGATACCGTTAGCGTTACGATTAATGGCAACACCTACAGCGGCACCGTTCAGGCTGATAATAGCTTTACGATTGCCGTTGCTGGCGCAGATTTAGCAGCCGACACGAGCCTCGAGGCTACGGTGACTGGCACCGACGATGCGGGCAATTTCTTCACTGCGACGACCACTTCAACTCACACAGTAGATACGGCCAGTACTGCGAGTATCAGCGTCGATGACATTACCGCCGATGATGTAGTTAACGCCGCAGAAGCTGGCGCAACAATTAACATCACGGGTAGCGTCGGCGGCGACGCCACTGTTGGCGATACCGTTAGCTTTACCGTTAATGGCACTAACTACAGCGGGACTGTGCAGGCGGGGAATACCTACAGTATTGCGGTGTCGGGAGCCGACTTAGCTGCTGACAATAGCTTTGATGTCACCGTGACGGGCAGCGATAGCGCCGGCAATCCATTTACTGGGATTACTACTTCTAGCCACGCGGTAGACACGACGGCTGCGGCGACAATATCCGTGGACAGCATCACCGCCGATGATGTCATTAACGCTGCTGAAGCTGGTGCAACGATCAATATTACCGGTTCTGTTAGCGGCGATGCCGCGCCAGGCGACGCAGTTAGTTTCACTATCAATGGCGCTGATTACAGTGGCACGGTACTAGCGGATAATAGCTTTAGCATTGCGGTGTCGGGCGCTGATTTGGCTACAGATACCAGTTTCGATGTCACCGTTGCAGGCACAGATGGCGCGGGTAATTCCTTCACTGCCAGCACGACCTCAACACACAGCGTCGACATCACAAGCTCGGCGGCCATTGTCGTCGATAGCATCACCGCCGATGACGTAGTCAATGCGGCGGAAGCGGGCGGTATAATTAATGTCACGGGCTCGGTTAGTGGCGATGCCACCGTTGGTGATACCGTCAGTTTTACCATTAACGGCACAGATTACAGCGGTACTGTGCAAGCGGGCCGTGTCTTTAGCATTGCGGTAGCGGGCGCAGATTTAGCGGCCGATGCTAGCTTCGATGCCACGGTTGTCGGCACAGATAACGCGGGTAATCCGTTTACGGCGACGACCACCTCAACGCATATTTCGGATGCGTCGGCAGCAGCGACAATCACTGTCGACAGCATCACCGCCGATGATGTGCTTAGCGCGGCAGAAGCGGGCGGCACAATCAATGTCACTGGTTCGGTGGGTGGCGATGCAGCGCCTGGTGATAGCGTTAGTTTCACCGTCAATGGCACGGACTACAGTGGTATTGTTCAAGCAGGCAATACCTATAGCATCGCGGTGGCGGGATCGGATCTGGCCGCCGACACCAGCTTCGATGTCTCAGTATCGGGCAGCGACGGATCGGGTAATCCCTTCACTGCCACAAGCACATCAACACACACGGTTGATGCCACTGCGACCGCAACGATTATTGTCGATAGCATCACGCCGGATGATGTTGTTAACGCTGCGGAAGCCGGAGCCACAATTAATGTCACTGGCTCGGTCGGTGGCGATGCCACTGTTGGTGACACCGTTAGTTTTACTGTTAATGGCACGGATTACAGTGGCACTGTCCAAGCAGGTAATACCTATAGTATCGCGGTAGCAGGTAGTGATTTGCTGGCCGATACCAGCTTTGATGCCACTGTTGTTGGCACCGATAATGCGGGGAATCCGTTTACCGCAAACACCACCTCAACACACAGTGTGGATACCAGTTCTGCCGCAAGTGTTGCACTGGATGCGATTGCCACAGATGACATTATTAACGCGGTCGAGGCAGGCGCAGATCTTACAATTAGCGGTACGGTTGGCGGCGACGCTGTTAGCGGCGACAGCGTCGTGGTTAGCATTGGTGGCAATGATTATGCGGCGACCGTCAATGCAGACAACATCACTTTCAGCGTTACTGTTCCGGCTACGGATGTGGCGGCGCTAACGGCAGGTAATGTTACTGCGACCCTCACCGGCAGCGATGATGCCGGTAATCCATTTACCGCAACCAGCAGTCGGCCCTTCACGGTTGATACCGCTGCGACGGCCACGATTTCGGTTGATAATATTACCGCCGATGACGTGGTTAGCGCGGCGGAAGCCGGTGGCACCATTAATGTGACGGGCTCGGTTGGCGGTGACGCCGCCATTGGCGACACGGTTAGTTTTACTATTAATGGCACGGATTACAGTGGCGCCGTGCAAGCGGGCAATACCTTTAGTATTGCCGTAGCTGGATCTGATCTTGCTGCCGATACCTCGTTCGAGGCAAGTGTTGCTGGTAGCGATGACGCCGGGAATCCGTTTACGGCGACAACAACGTCAACTCACACGGTGGATAACGTTGCCGGTGCAACAATATCTGTTGATGACATCACTGCTGACGACGTTTTAAATGCAGCCGAAGCCGGCGCAACGATAAATGTGACGGGTACGGTCGGTGGTGACGCGGCACCAGGCGACACAGTAAGCTTTACCATCAATGGCACGCCATACAGCGGTACTGTTTTGGCGGGCAACACTTACAGCATTGCGGTGGACGGCGCCGACTTGGCCGCTGATACCAGCTTCGATGCGACCGTGACGGGCACTGACGCTGCGGGTAATCCGTTTACGGCGACGACGACTTCAACGCATACCGTCGATACGTCTGCTGCGGCAACGATCACCGTTAATGACATCACCGCTGATGATGTCGTGAACGCTGCTGAAGCGGGAACAAGCATCAACGTCACCGGTACTGTCGGTGGCGATGCTGCGCCTGGCGATACCGTGAGCTTCACCATTAACGGCACGCCTTACAGCGGTACTGTACTGGCGGGTAACACCTACAGCATTGCCGTTGATGGCGCCGATTTGGCTGCGGATACCAGCTTCGATGCCACAGTAACGGGCACTGATGCAGCGGGTAATGGCTTCACCGCAACGACCACCTCAAACTACACCGTAGACACCACTGCGGCGGCGACCATTATCGTGGATAGCATTACTGCCGATGACGTGGTTAATGCGGCAGAGGCCGGTGGTACGATCAACGTGACAGGCTCGGTCGGTGGCGACGCCGCCCCAGGCGACACGGTTAGCTTCACGATTAATGGCAGCGATTACAGCGGTATCGTTCAGCCCGGCAACACCTACAGTATTGCGGTAGCTGGCAGCGATTTAGCAGCGGATACCAGCTTCGATGCCACGGTAGTGGGCACAGATAACGCCGGGAATCCGTTTACGGCAAGCACCACTTCCACACATATTTTTGACGCGACAGCGGCCGCGACAATCACCGTCGATAGTATCACCGCCGATGACGTGGTTAGCGCGGCGGAAGCGGGCGGTACAATTAACGTGACGGGTTCGGTCGGCGGTGACGCGGCCCCGGGTGACACGGTTAGCTTTACCGTTAACGGCAATGATTACAGCGGTATCGTACAAAGCGGTAATACCTACAGTATTGCCGTCGCGGGTGCAGATTTGGCAGCCGATACCAGCTTTGATGCAAGTGTAACTGGCAGCGATGATGCCGGTAATCCCTTTACTGCAACGACTACCTCAACGCATATTTCTGATGTCACTGCGTCGGCGACCATTACCGTCGATAGCATTACCGCTGACGACGTTGTTAGCGCGGCGGAAGCTGGCAGCACAATCAATGTGACTGGCTCAGTGGGCGGCGATGCGGCGCCTGGTGATGCGGTAAGTTTTACCATCAATGGCACTAACTACAGCGGTACGGTCCAAGCCGGCAATACCTTTAGTATTGCGGTAGCGGGCACAGATTTAGCGGCTGACACCAGCTTTGATGCCACGGTTACGGGCGCCGATAATGCCGGCAACCCGTTTACGGCAAGCAGTACCTCAACGCACAGCGTTGATACCAGTGCGGCGGCAACTATTGCGCTGGCAGCAATTGCGGCCGACGACATTATTAATGCCGCGGAAGCGGGCACTGATCTTATTATTTCTGGCACGGTTGGTGGCGATGCCGCTAGCGGTGACAGTGTTATTGTTAGTATTGGTGGCAAGGATTACGCGGCCACCGTCAATGCAGACAACACCAGTTTCAGTGTTACTGTTCCCGCCACGGATGTGGCGGCCCT
It includes:
- a CDS encoding response regulator transcription factor, which produces MTIYVCSKSSTFFNHVDNALSEGGVCQLSTMTLLPASEPGDVCIVHLSSFSDKEIHTFVRSDSFAPAVVALADDVPSLVNLLTASEGGAKAYFNSYMAPQHYAQVIRLLEAGGSWFPPALLREVFALAKAGDAQLRDSAVELEKLTVRERELAEFVAEGRSNKEIALACNISERTVKSHLTSIYEKLGVKDRKGLMALLSYRPASA